TTTACCGGGCTGAGACGCTCTCGCGTTTGCTGAAGTCGAAGGAGCCGGTATTGCGGCTGGAGCGGCAGTTCGGGCCGCCCCACGATTATCCCCAGAAAATGCTGGAAACGGTGCGCAAGCAATTGCCGGCGAGCCGTGCCGTGTATCGACTCGAGTGCCAGACCCGGGTGCCGCAACCGAATGGCGCCGATACGGTGATCCTGCGCATTCCGGCGCGCAATGCGCTTTTCGCGGAAGTGACGCGCATCGTGGACGAGCGCAACCAGTCTTCCGGCGTGGTCTATTTCGGCGTCGACGACGCCGTGAGTCCGACCAACCGGCTGAGCCCGAACCTGGCCATTCCCTTCGAGAAGATCGACGTGCTGGTCGGCGACAAGTGGCTGCCGGCGACGTCCGTCCTGCTCGACAAGATGCCCGTCTAATTCCCCTCCAGAATGATCGCCGCCCCGGCCGGGGCGGCGATGCGAAATCCGAAACGCCCCGACTTCTTCGCCAATGCCAGCAGCGCCTTGTCCTTGGTGACGAGGAGGTCGGCCTTTGCCGCCTGGGCCAGCTCGAGGAACTTCTGGTCGTCGGGGTCGCGGCAGGGCGGCAGCTGCGGCAGGGCTGCGTTGTCGGCCTCGCCGTCCGGCGCCAGCGCAATGTATTCGTCGAGGATGCGGCGGGCTTCATGCTCGGAGATTTTGAACTGAGGGTAGCTCAGCACGTGAGCCAGCTCGTCGCGGCAGGCGGCGTTGCCGACGCAGGCCGCCTTGCCCGCCAGCAGGGCGCGGCGGATCGGCGCCACGGCCGGGTCGTCGAAATGCAGCAGGTCGAGCACGACGTTGGTGTCGAGCACCAGGCGCAACATCAGAGCCCCAGCTCTCCGCAGACGTGCTCGGCCAGCGCCAGGCACGAAGTCAGTCCCGGCGATTCGATGCCGAAGAGATTCACGAGGCCCGGCACGCCGTGCGTCGCTTCCGACTGGATGACGAAGTCCGCCGCCGGCGCCTCCGGCCCGCCGAGCTTCGGCCGGATGCCGGCGTAGGCCGGCTGCAGGGCGCCGTCCGGCAGGGCCGGCCAGTACTTGCGCACCTCGGCGTAGAAGGCATCGGCGCGGCGCGGATCGACCGTGTAGTCGATTTCGTTCACCCATTCCACGTCGGGGCCGAAGCGCGCCTGGCCGCCGAGGTCCAGCGTCAGGTGCACTCCGAGGCCGCCCGGCTCGGGCAGGGGGTAGACGAGATGCGTGAAAGGCGCGCGGCCGGCCAGCGCGTAGTAGTTGCCACGGGCGTAGCGCGGCGTCGGCACGTGGCGCGCATCGAGGCCGGCGAGCGAGGCGGCGACCCGCGGCGCATGCAGGCCCGCCGAGTTGATGACGATGCCGGCCGCCAGCCGCATCGGGTCCTCGCCGCCCACCTCCAGCAGGAAGCCGTCGCCGCGCGCCTCGCCGCGCGTGAGCGGACTCTTCAGGGCCAGCGCCGCGCCGTGCGCCTCGGCCTCGCCGAGCAGGGCCAGCATCAGGCCGTGGCTGTCGACGATGCCGGTGGAGGGCGAGAGCAGGGCGGCCGTGGCCCTGAGTTGCGGCTCCAGGGCGGCGAGGCGGCCGGCGGCGAGCGGCTGCAGGTCCGTCACGCCGTTCTGCAGCGCCTGACTTTGCAGGGCGGCCAGCTTTTCCTCTTGGCCGGCGTCGGTGGCGACGATCAGCTTGCCGCAGCGGCGGTGGGCGACGTGGTGCGCGGCGCAGAATTCGTAGAGTTGGCGGTTGCCGGCCACGCACAGGCGCGCCTTGAGCGAGCCTGCCGGGTAGTAGATGCCGGCGTGGATGACCTCGCTGTTGCGCGAACTGGTCTCCATGCCGATCGCCGTGTTGGCCTCGAGGATGACGGTCTCGATGCCGCGCCGGGCCAGCGCCCGCGCGCAGGCGAGGCCGACCACCCCCGCGCCGATGACTGCCGCGCCGATTTTCTCTGTCATGGTCGTATCGAAGGAATCGTTTTGACTCTGCAGGAGCGGCATTGTAACTTCTGCCGACCCGACTTACAGGAGACCCCCATGAGCAAGTACGGATTCGGCAAGGCCGTGGATTACGGCTACGACGCGGCGATCGCGAAAGTGACCGAAGCGCTGGGCAAGGAAGGCTTCGGCGTGCTGACGGAGATCGACGTCGCCGCCACGATGAAGAAGAAGATCGGCGTCGACATGCCGGCCTACAGGATCCTCGGCGCCTGCAACCCGGCCCTCGCCAACCGCGCCATCGGCGCCGAGGCCTCGATCGGCCTGCTGCTGCCCTGCAACGTCGTCGTGCGCGATGACGCCGCCGGCAAGACCCACGTCGAGTTCATGGACCCCATCGCCATCCTGCAGATGGTGGACAAGCCGGAGATCGCCGAACTGGCGAACGAAGTGCGCAGCCGCCTCGACCGCGTGCTGGCGGCGCTTTAATCGGGAAGCCTGAGCAGTTCCGCCACCCGCGCCGCATCGGGCTTCGCTTGGTGCGGCACGAAGCCCAGCAGCGGCGCGGCCAGCCGCGTCCGCAGCGTATCGACGTTCTCCTCGACGCAGGCCATCGCCGGGTCGACCAGGTTGGCGATCCAGCCGGCCAGGCGCAGGCCGCGCGCGCGGATGGCTTCCGCGGTCAGCAGCGCGTGGTTGAGGCAGCCCAGCCGCAGGCCCACCACCAGGATCACCGGCAGGCCGAGCCGCGCGGCGAGGTCGGCGCCGTCCTGCGTGTCGCTGAGGGGCACGCGGAAGCCGCCGGCGCCCTCGACGACGAGAAAGTCCGCCCGCCCCCGCAGCTCGCCGAAGCGGCGCGCGATGACTTCGAGGTCGATCGTGAGGCCGTCGCGTCGCGCGGCCAGGTGCGGCGACAGCGGCTCGGCGA
The window above is part of the Denitratisoma sp. genome. Proteins encoded here:
- a CDS encoding putative toxin-antitoxin system toxin component, PIN family, translating into MLRLVLDTNVVLDLLHFDDPAVAPIRRALLAGKAACVGNAACRDELAHVLSYPQFKISEHEARRILDEYIALAPDGEADNAALPQLPPCRDPDDQKFLELAQAAKADLLVTKDKALLALAKKSGRFGFRIAAPAGAAIILEGN
- the bioD gene encoding dethiobiotin synthase, which encodes MSRAYFLTGTDTGVGKTLIAAALLRAAAAQGLRALGMKPVAAGGAEDVDALVAASSVAAPRECVNPYLLAEPLSPHLAARRDGLTIDLEVIARRFGELRGRADFLVVEGAGGFRVPLSDTQDGADLAARLGLPVILVVGLRLGCLNHALLTAEAIRARGLRLAGWIANLVDPAMACVEENVDTLRTRLAAPLLGFVPHQAKPDAARVAELLRLPD
- a CDS encoding DUF302 domain-containing protein, with translation MSKYGFGKAVDYGYDAAIAKVTEALGKEGFGVLTEIDVAATMKKKIGVDMPAYRILGACNPALANRAIGAEASIGLLLPCNVVVRDDAAGKTHVEFMDPIAILQMVDKPEIAELANEVRSRLDRVLAAL
- a CDS encoding NAD(P)/FAD-dependent oxidoreductase; the encoded protein is MTEKIGAAVIGAGVVGLACARALARRGIETVILEANTAIGMETSSRNSEVIHAGIYYPAGSLKARLCVAGNRQLYEFCAAHHVAHRRCGKLIVATDAGQEEKLAALQSQALQNGVTDLQPLAAGRLAALEPQLRATAALLSPSTGIVDSHGLMLALLGEAEAHGAALALKSPLTRGEARGDGFLLEVGGEDPMRLAAGIVINSAGLHAPRVAASLAGLDARHVPTPRYARGNYYALAGRAPFTHLVYPLPEPGGLGVHLTLDLGGQARFGPDVEWVNEIDYTVDPRRADAFYAEVRKYWPALPDGALQPAYAGIRPKLGGPEAPAADFVIQSEATHGVPGLVNLFGIESPGLTSCLALAEHVCGELGL